From the genome of Thermogutta terrifontis, one region includes:
- a CDS encoding RrF2 family transcriptional regulator, whose amino-acid sequence MTGLVRISEAASLALHALGVMARSPQRWTTERLAEVLRASTHHLAKVMQRLVKAGLLRSVRGPHGGFELTRPPEEITLAEIYQAIEGPLPTAGCLLGEPICRNGAANCMLGDLVNMVHREVHDYLSRTTLQRMAQALDLITIPTPGDSVSQPLDPPCHLTSLS is encoded by the coding sequence ATGACCGGTTTGGTTCGCATTTCTGAAGCCGCGTCTCTGGCGCTTCATGCACTGGGGGTGATGGCGCGTTCCCCGCAGCGGTGGACCACGGAGCGCCTCGCGGAGGTTCTCCGTGCTTCAACGCATCATCTTGCCAAGGTCATGCAGCGTCTTGTCAAGGCGGGGCTGTTGCGTTCCGTGCGGGGGCCTCATGGCGGTTTTGAATTGACACGACCCCCTGAAGAGATCACCCTTGCTGAGATTTATCAGGCCATCGAGGGTCCACTTCCCACGGCGGGTTGTCTCCTGGGAGAACCGATCTGCCGAAATGGAGCGGCGAACTGCATGCTGGGCGATTTGGTCAACATGGTCCACCGCGAGGTGCACGACTATCTCTCCCGCACCACGCTTCAACGAATGGCTCAGGCCCTGGACCTAATCACCATTCCCACACCCGGCGATAGCGTTTCCCAGCCCCTCGACCCACCCTGTCATCTCACGTCCCTGAGCTGA
- the gmk gene encoding guanylate kinase: MSNDRPLQGPENRPGRIVILSGPSGVGKTTVANRLLAESPVPLVRSVSATTRPRRPEEIDGVHYRFFTPEEFERLRQAGAFLECFQVFDDGHWYGTLKEPILSALQSGKWVLLVIDVRGALTVQEQFPDAVSIFLLPTSWEELEQRLRGRGTEPEEVVRLRLERAAEELRLSERYRYRVVNDRLEDTVRAICDILRKEAGITADVGESGQPVLSQSETGGERHVRGTER; the protein is encoded by the coding sequence ATGTCGAATGACCGTCCTTTACAAGGGCCGGAAAACCGACCCGGACGCATTGTCATCCTTTCCGGGCCATCGGGGGTGGGCAAGACCACGGTGGCCAATCGGCTGCTGGCAGAATCCCCGGTGCCTCTCGTGAGAAGTGTGTCGGCCACCACGCGGCCTCGTCGCCCGGAGGAAATCGATGGGGTTCATTACCGCTTCTTCACCCCGGAAGAATTCGAGCGGCTCCGCCAGGCCGGGGCCTTTCTGGAGTGCTTCCAGGTGTTCGATGACGGCCACTGGTACGGCACCTTGAAAGAACCAATCCTTTCCGCATTACAATCGGGTAAATGGGTGCTGCTGGTCATTGATGTCCGTGGGGCACTGACTGTTCAGGAGCAATTCCCTGATGCCGTGAGCATCTTTCTGCTCCCCACCAGTTGGGAAGAGCTGGAACAACGCCTGCGCGGACGGGGTACGGAACCGGAAGAAGTTGTGCGACTGCGATTGGAAAGGGCGGCCGAGGAGTTGCGACTTTCCGAGCGGTACCGTTACCGCGTGGTGAACGATCGACTGGAAGACACCGTTCGTGCCATTTGTGACATCCTGAGGAAAGAAGCAGGAATCACCGCAGACGTGGGTGAATCCGGTCAGCCAGTACTCTCTCAGTCGGAAACAGGAGGCGAGCGCCATGTACGAGGAACTGAAAGATGA
- the secG gene encoding preprotein translocase subunit SecG — protein sequence MKFLILILLVLTAIFMILLVLIQRGRGGGLAGAFGGLGGQSAFGAKAGDTFTRITIGVAAFWICLCILSHLYFRWTHRSRLDLGPTAPTVTNSAPLEPTTLPEPSGQGTGGATDNPTSSAPVAPTPQ from the coding sequence ATGAAGTTTCTTATTCTGATATTACTGGTCCTGACGGCCATTTTCATGATCCTGCTGGTGCTCATTCAGCGGGGGCGCGGCGGTGGACTGGCTGGTGCCTTCGGGGGCCTCGGTGGCCAGAGCGCATTTGGTGCCAAGGCGGGGGATACCTTCACACGCATCACGATTGGGGTGGCTGCCTTCTGGATCTGCCTTTGCATCCTCAGTCACCTGTATTTCCGATGGACGCATCGGTCCCGGCTTGATTTGGGACCCACGGCTCCGACGGTCACGAATTCAGCCCCTCTGGAGCCGACAACACTTCCCGAGCCGTCCGGGCAGGGGACAGGAGGGGCTACGGACAATCCCACGAGCAGCGCTCCGGTCGCTCCGACGCCGCAGTAG
- a CDS encoding DNA-directed RNA polymerase subunit omega produces the protein MYEELKDDALIDKVGGRFKLSTLIQKRLVALMKGAPPLVDLDTKDRIQIVLREIMEDKIYLDLGGNVRTVADRSDQPPPSLSSL, from the coding sequence ATGTACGAGGAACTGAAAGATGATGCCCTGATCGACAAGGTGGGAGGCCGTTTCAAGCTCTCCACCCTCATTCAAAAGCGGCTGGTGGCGCTGATGAAAGGGGCCCCGCCGCTTGTCGATCTGGACACCAAAGATCGCATCCAGATTGTGCTTCGCGAAATTATGGAGGATAAGATCTATCTCGACTTGGGCGGCAACGTGCGCACTGTCGCCGACCGATCCGATCAACCGCCACCCAGCTTGAGCTCCTTATGA
- a CDS encoding YicC/YloC family endoribonuclease, translated as MTAAKRALIRNAEASPLLCSMTGFGEARLQKDETSFRVEIRAVNNRFLKISIRCNEDLPAAAENEIENLVRKYIRRGTVQVALFLDRQPRPGDYRINTQVLLGYYRQVEAAALDAGLTPPSGIEPFLVLPGIVSELVDPSAYVAEILPSLLTVIAQALEQLQAMRIREGHAMAADMRATCLRIYSLSEEVEQRAPMVVENYRQRLQERMTRLLGEAAEVLKPEDILKEAGLFAERADISEEIVRLRSHVQQFLSVLESPGEEPPGRRLEFLTQEMFREINTMGAKANDAEISRCVVDMKTQVERLREMVQNVE; from the coding sequence GTGACCGCCGCAAAGCGGGCATTGATTCGGAATGCGGAGGCATCCCCGTTGCTTTGCAGCATGACCGGTTTCGGCGAAGCCCGATTGCAGAAGGACGAGACGTCCTTTCGGGTGGAAATCCGCGCGGTCAACAATCGATTCCTGAAAATATCGATTCGCTGCAACGAAGATCTGCCCGCGGCCGCGGAGAATGAGATCGAAAATCTGGTTCGGAAGTACATTCGTCGCGGCACGGTGCAGGTAGCGCTGTTCCTGGATCGGCAACCGCGGCCTGGAGACTATCGGATCAATACCCAGGTTTTGCTGGGGTATTACCGTCAGGTGGAAGCTGCCGCCTTGGATGCCGGTTTAACGCCGCCTTCCGGCATCGAGCCGTTTCTGGTGCTTCCCGGCATTGTGAGTGAGCTGGTTGATCCCTCCGCCTATGTTGCGGAAATTCTTCCCTCACTCCTCACGGTGATCGCACAGGCCCTGGAGCAACTCCAGGCGATGCGCATTCGCGAGGGCCACGCGATGGCTGCGGATATGCGGGCAACGTGCCTGCGGATCTACTCCCTCAGCGAAGAGGTGGAGCAGCGGGCGCCCATGGTCGTCGAGAATTATCGGCAACGGCTCCAGGAGAGGATGACCCGATTGCTGGGGGAAGCAGCAGAGGTTCTGAAGCCGGAAGACATTTTGAAGGAAGCGGGACTTTTCGCGGAACGGGCGGACATCTCGGAAGAGATCGTTCGCCTGCGCAGCCACGTTCAGCAGTTCCTCTCCGTGTTGGAGAGTCCCGGGGAAGAACCCCCCGGCCGACGTCTGGAATTCCTTACCCAGGAGATGTTCCGCGAAATCAATACCATGGGCGCCAAGGCCAATGATGCCGAAATCAGTCGTTGTGTGGTGGATATGAAGACCCAGGTGGAACGGCTGCGGGAAATGGTCCAAAATGTCGAATGA
- the tpiA gene encoding triose-phosphate isomerase, with the protein MRRPFVAGNWKMHMDRASAVALAEAVAEGAGAYPGVDVAVCPPFVYLEAVAQALVGSPVALGAQNLYPEPKGAYTGEISGPMLKDMGCRYVILGHSERRAMGESSEFVNEKVFAALECGLQPIICVGETLRQRKEGKTLAVVRRQIDGSLSGLTADQMRQCVIAYEPVWAIGTGENATPEQAEEVQSEIRRLLGERFGKDVADSVRIQYGGSVKAAIAGDIFRQPNVDGGLIGGASLKADEFLGIVAAAQKVKVGT; encoded by the coding sequence ATGCGCCGTCCATTTGTTGCAGGCAACTGGAAGATGCATATGGACCGAGCTTCTGCCGTCGCGCTGGCTGAAGCCGTGGCGGAAGGGGCCGGGGCCTACCCTGGCGTGGACGTCGCGGTTTGTCCTCCGTTCGTTTATCTCGAGGCGGTGGCGCAGGCCCTGGTGGGAAGCCCGGTCGCCCTCGGAGCGCAGAACCTTTATCCCGAACCCAAGGGCGCCTACACCGGCGAGATCAGCGGGCCCATGCTCAAAGATATGGGTTGCCGGTATGTGATCCTCGGGCACAGCGAACGCCGGGCGATGGGCGAGTCGAGCGAATTCGTGAACGAAAAGGTGTTTGCCGCCCTGGAGTGTGGGCTGCAACCCATCATCTGTGTGGGGGAAACGCTCCGGCAGAGAAAAGAAGGCAAGACCCTCGCGGTGGTCCGGCGTCAAATTGATGGCAGCCTCTCCGGGCTCACTGCGGACCAGATGCGGCAGTGTGTCATCGCCTACGAGCCAGTATGGGCCATCGGAACGGGGGAGAACGCCACTCCCGAGCAGGCCGAGGAGGTCCAGTCCGAAATCCGCCGCCTTCTTGGGGAGCGATTCGGGAAGGACGTTGCAGATTCGGTGCGAATTCAGTACGGTGGAAGTGTCAAGGCGGCGATTGCAGGAGATATATTCCGGCAGCCCAATGTGGACGGTGGCCTGATCGGCGGCGCAAGCCTCAAGGCCGATGAGTTTCTGGGGATTGTTGCGGCCGCCCAAAAGGTCAAAGTGGGGACCTGA
- the coaBC gene encoding bifunctional phosphopantothenoylcysteine decarboxylase/phosphopantothenate--cysteine ligase CoaBC — protein MKGREIVIGVTGGIAAYKTAALVSRLVQAGAGVTVIMTQAATQLVAPKTFEALTGRPVALDMWAPLSAHPHIDLAEKAEILCVAPATANFLAKAACGLADDLLSTTVLAFAGPVVIAPAMNTRMWQKPAVQRNVQRLREDGFILIDPEEGYLSCGMTGPGRMAEPETIFQRLKAILEEMSGPPAESG, from the coding sequence ATGAAAGGGCGTGAGATTGTCATCGGCGTAACAGGGGGGATCGCGGCCTATAAGACGGCGGCCCTGGTGAGCCGTCTCGTGCAGGCCGGCGCCGGTGTCACGGTTATCATGACGCAGGCCGCGACCCAGCTCGTTGCGCCGAAAACATTCGAGGCGCTGACAGGTCGGCCCGTGGCGCTCGATATGTGGGCTCCCCTGAGCGCCCATCCCCATATCGACCTGGCAGAAAAGGCCGAGATTCTCTGTGTGGCACCGGCGACGGCCAACTTTCTGGCCAAGGCTGCCTGCGGACTCGCCGACGATTTGCTCTCCACGACGGTTCTGGCGTTCGCCGGTCCCGTTGTGATCGCCCCCGCCATGAACACCCGAATGTGGCAGAAACCCGCCGTTCAGCGAAATGTTCAGCGGCTGCGAGAGGATGGTTTCATTCTCATCGACCCGGAGGAGGGCTACCTCAGTTGTGGCATGACCGGCCCGGGTAGGATGGCCGAGCCGGAGACGATCTTCCAGCGTCTGAAAGCCATTCTGGAAGAAATGTCTGGCCCGCCAGCGGAGTCCGGCTGA